A single Anopheles arabiensis isolate DONGOLA chromosome 2, AaraD3, whole genome shotgun sequence DNA region contains:
- the LOC120898596 gene encoding uncharacterized protein LOC120898596 isoform X3: MLVTLLRIFLIVSILGSNIKTAIAILNCILARQLCFEDPSCSAILEIIPRVCGPVPVACSTVTVTKCQAALRTLQAFPFFRPTCLCKEPGIDPDCNYFRDFLFDHPCGFVSKKEKDPYPVDALPTCNHALSVCQQERKCIKLFEDFKLHCKVRENKCRMEDRDLCYEAWTNLRLSPMFGCICPNNHMKRRCDKIFSVVNHNPCVDVLPSALDISSGTATNSIYPNFFPSDIIEDPPPTSTYPYFLFPSKKYPPSAFGSAIYHATVDYINLPDGPGTGTTNGSSPDTDQSSSSSSSSSSSPGHPRQHSGTEHSYRTRYEHNFDTSMHHTKHQSPTHSSGNNAPIAPPWPDQHQHQQQPHQHPYWHGGENGTADTAGHVGTGRWDSMSVPSDLQQQPETVGSDDIEEKEAEMSFIHFQSTCHLALDSCRDDQVCSSALKTVLMHCDQHRCNRNACMESLQSFYKSIHDDLSLDIAFCLCRKTPNRHDSCMIAQEKLHPVCAQRPPESLSQQQSSSTGNGIAYNAPPACHAVAELCREDEDCRARLEVFEQSCAVDSVTKKCAGKTSACRQAMLGILGTPLRTTCACQGSDMQQLYDCLGWQRLLWLNPCVVESQKDFHLKRLAELGLLTTTTTMATTTTTMTTTTTMRSTRITHPPTLPPTKPKPVYRPKPTEMHTIETNYVETPDTRPETLVHNQNGLIERTDLDRGHSPPQPDEYDRSTGTRHQPVDSDSEDDDMVGRYDKGIYQRPDEQVLHVASTEVQELETFPPTTVTTTTTEPTTTPVPIRYCVVQRSHQPDQLIAEGKSRRLYILDDAECSELCTCGGGDSLALTCHALCVPLAPCRTALAYYSHAAPAYQAFRGRCLCYSGRFICMRPPPGEYQLPGGIFLLLGYSSTDEALLRPHTNLGVQDAVRALQQYVLQHIDNSTHCTLTLFNITEENIILSIRLPLDPKLTPMQLLKMEKDQCTRILETISHQINTQYVELSAHRLLSIFKMAEVQIVWPEVSYARRNTTPPPVVSLIAALVTVLFTVCGTLLPPFVRWNQRNHQRRIAASPSVT, from the exons TTGCCTGCAGCACCGTTACCGTAACGAAATGTCAGGCCGCCCTCCGGACGCTGCAGgcgtttccctttttccggCCCACCTGCCTGTGCAAGGAGCCGGGCATCGATCCGGACTGTAATTATTTTCGGGACTTCCTGTTCGATCATCCCTGCGGTTTCGTCTCGAAGAAAG AAAAAGATCCTTACCCGGTGGATGCATTACCAACGTGCAATCATGCACTATCCGTCTGTCAGCAGGAGCGAAAGTGTATAAAATTATTCGAAGATTTTAAGCTACACTGTAAAGTGCGGGAAAACAAGTGCCGCATGGAAGATAG GGATTTGTGCTACGAGGCGTGGACTAATCTGCGATTATCGCCGATGTTCGGCTGCATCTGCCCGAATAATCACATGAAGCGCAGatgtgataaaatatttagcGTTGTTAACCATAATCCTTGCGTCG ATGTGCTTCCCTCCGCACTAGACATATCTTCCGGCACTGCCACCAACTCCATCTATCCGAACTTCTTTCCCTCCGATATCATTGAAGATCCGCCACCCACCAGCACGTATCCGTACTTTCTGTTTCCCTCCAAGAAGTATCCACCGTCGGCATTCGGGTCCGCCATTTACCACGCCACCGTCGACTACATTAACCTTCCCGATGGGCCGGGCACGGGCACGACCAACGGCTCCAGCCCGGACACAGATcaatcctcctcctcctcctcctcctcatcctcctccccTGGCCACCCACGGCAGCACTCGGGAACCGAGCACAGCTATCGCACTAGATACGAGCACAATTTTGACACCAGCATGCACCACACCAAGCACCAAAGTCCCACTCACAGTAGCGGTAATAATGCACCGATCGCACCGCCCTGGCCCgatcagcaccagcaccagcagcagccgcatcaGCACCCGTACTGGCACGGTGGCGAGAACGGTACCGCCGACACTGCCGGTCACGTTGGTACGGGACGATGGGACAGCATGTCGGTCCCATCTgacctccagcagcagccggagACTG TCGGATCGGACGACATAGAGGAAAAGGAGgcggaaatgagttttattcACTTCCAAAGTACCTGCCATCTGGCGCTCGACTCGTGTCGCGACGATCAGGTCTGCTCGTCCGCCCTGAAGACGGTGCTGATGCACTGCGATCAGCATCGGTGCAATCGGAATGCCTGCATGGAGTCGCTGCAAAGCTTCTACAAAAGCATCCACGACGATCTCAGCCTCGACATTGCCTTCTGCCTGTGCAG AAAAACGCCCAACCGGCACGACAGCTGCATGATCGCGCAGGAAAAGCTGCATCCCGTGTGCGCCCAGCGACCACCGGAAAGCCTCAGCCAGCAGCAGTCTTCATCGACCGGTAACGGCATCGCGTACAATGCGCCGCCAGCGTGCCACGCGGTCGCGGAGCTATGCCGCGAGGATGAAGACTGCCGCGCCCGGCTGGAGGTGTTCGAGCAGTCCTGTGCGGTGGACAGTGTGACCAAGAAGTGTGCCGGAAAGACAAGCGCTTGCAGGCAGGCTATGCTTGGCATTCTGGGCACACCGCTCAGGACGACCTGCGCCTGCCAGGGCTCGGACATGCAGCAGCTGTACGACTGTCTAGGCTGGCAGCGACTGCTCTGGCTCAACCCCTGTGTCG TCGAGTCGCAGAAAGATTTTCACCTGAAGCGGCTGGCCGAGCTTGGGTTGCTGACCACTACGACGACAATggcaactaccaccacaaccaTGACTACAACTACCACCATGCGAAGCACCCGTATCACCCATCCACCAACGCTCCCtccaaccaaaccaaagccAGTG TATCGACCAAAGCCTACGGAAATGCACACGATCGAGACGAACTACGTCGAAACACCTGACACGCGTCCGGAAACGTTGGTACATAACCAAAATGGGCTAATCGAGCGAACGGATCTCGATCGGGGACATTCACCGCCACAGCCGGACGAGTACGATCGATCAACAGGCACACGACACCAGCCGGTGGATAGCGACAGTGAGGATGATGATATGGTGGGACGCTACGACAAGGGCATCTATCAGCGGCCCGACGAACAGGTGCTTCACGTGGCCAGTACGGAGGTGCAGGAGCTGGAAACCTTTCCACCCACTACCGttacaacaaccacaaccgaACCGACAACAACGCCGGTTCCAATCA GATACTGCGTGGTGCAAAGATCTCATCAGCCCGATCAACTGATCGCGGAAGGGAAAAGTCGTCGG CTCTACATTCTCGATGATGCCGAATGTAGCGAGCTTTGTACGTGCGGCGGCGGTGACTCGCTCGCCCTAACCTGTCATGCGCTGTGCGTTCCACTAGCTCCCTGTCGGACGGCCCTTGCGTACTACAGCCATGCCGCTCCAGCATACCAAGCGTTCCGTGGCCGATGCCTCTGCTATTCGGGACGGTTCATCTGCATGAGGCCACCTCCGGGAGAGTACCAGCTTCCGG GTGGCATATTTCTCTTACTAGGTTATAGTTCAACCGACGAAGCACTGTTAAGACCGCACACTAACTTAGGAGTACAGGACGCCGTACGTGCCCTACAGCAATACGTCCTGCAGCATATCGATAATTCG ACCCACTGTACATTAACACTGTTCAACATCACCGAAGAGAACATCATTCTTTCGATCAGGCTACCGCTCGATCCCAAGCTCACACCGATGCAGTTGTTGAAGATGGAGAAG GACCAGTGCACCAGGATACTGGAAACGATCAGCCACCAGATCAACACACAGTACGTCGAGCTGTCCGCCCATCGTTTGCTCAGCATCTTCAAGATGGCGGAGGTACAGATCGTGTGGCCCGAGGTCAGTTACGCCCGGCGAAACACCACACCCCCGCCGGTGGTTAGCTTGATCGCGGCCCTAGTGACGGTGCTGTTTACCGTCTGCGGTACGCTACTGCCACCCTTCGTCCGGTGGAATCAGCGGAACCATCAACGAAGGATAGCAGCATCTCCATCAGTTACGTGA